The Castanea sativa cultivar Marrone di Chiusa Pesio chromosome 11, ASM4071231v1 genome contains a region encoding:
- the LOC142617121 gene encoding protein ZINC INDUCED FACILITATOR-LIKE 1-like, with protein sequence MAEEYRESLLKKRYYENCPGCKVDQYKAVQRGIPFRELIFTWVIVLCTALPISSLFPFLYFMIRDFNIAKTEEDIGYYAGYVGSSFMLGRALTSVPWGMVADRYGRKPVIIIGTVAVVIFNTLFGLSVNFWMAVTTRFLLGSLNGLLGPIKAYATEVFRDEYQALGVSTVSTAWGIGLIIGPALGGFLAQPAEKYPNIFSKESFFGRFPYFLPCLCISVFALAVTVACIWLPETLHTHCGNSILSDDSDEALEAGSCEPNEKGKIVETEESVPIPKKSLLRNWPLMSSIIVYCVFSLHDMAYTEIFSLWAVSPRKFGGLSYSTKDVGEVLSVTGFGLLVFQLSLYPYVERLIGAIMVSRISAVLSIPVLASYPLIAALSGLTLALVLNCASVIKNVLSVSIITGLFLLQNRAVDQDQRGAANGIAMTLMSLFKAAGPAGGGAIFSWAQKRQDAAFLPGDNMVFFVLNVIEAIGVLMTFKPFLIER encoded by the exons ATGGCAGAAGAGTATAGAGAGAGTCTGTTGAAGAAGAGATACTATGAGAATTGTCCTGGTTGTAAGGTAGACCAATACAAAGCAGTGCAAAGAGGTATACCTTTCCGGGAGCTTATTTTTACATGGGTCATTGTGCTTTGCACTG CATTGCCAATATCGtctctttttccattcctttatttcaTG ATTAGGGATTTTAATATTGCAAAAACAGAGGAAGATATTGGCTACTATGCTGGTTATGTGG GGTCTTCATTTATGCTTGGAAGAGCTTTGACATCTGTTCCCTGGGGAATGGTGGCTGATCGCTATGGTCGAAAACCTGTTATAATTATAGGGACTGTCGCAGT ggTAATTTTCAACACTCTCTTTGGCCTTAGTGTAAATTTTTGGATGGCTGTTACTACAAGGTTTCTTCTTGGAAGTTTGAATGGCTTACTTGGACCAATAAAG GCATATGCAACAGAAGTTTTCCGTGATGAATACCAAGCTTTAGGAGTATCAACA GTTAGTACAGCATGGGGCATAGGATTGATCATTGGCCCAGCTTTGGGAGGATTTCTTGCACAG CCAGCAGAGAAGTATCCCAACATATTTTCCAAAGAATCTTTTTTTGGGAG ATTTCCGTACTTCTTGCCTTGCCTTTGTATATCAGTTTTTGCGTTAGCAGTCACTGTTGCTTGTATCTGGCTTCCG GAAACATTGCACACGCATTGTGGAAATAGCATATTATCTGATGACTCAGATGAAGCTTTAGAAGCAGGATCCTGTGAACCTaatgaaaagggaaaaatagTAGAAACAGAAGAAAGTGTTCCAATTCCTAAGAAGAGCCTCCTGAGGAATTGGCCTTTGATGTCATCTATCATTGTCTATTGTGTCTTCTCACTTCATGATATGGCTTACACAGAG ATATTCTCCTTATGGGCTGTCAGCCCTCGGAAGTTTGGGGGTTTGAGCTACTCAACTAAAGATGTTGGTGAAGTTCTGTCAGTCACAG GTTTTGGCCTACTTGTTTTTCAACTTTCTTTATATCCGTACGTGGAGAGACTTATTGGGGCCATAATGGTATCTCGCATTTCTGCG GTTTTATCCATACCCGTGCTAGCAAGTTACCCATTGATAGCCGCATTGAGTGGGCTTACCCTTGCCTTGGTGTTAAATTGTGCTTCTGTGATCAAGAATGTCTTATCT GTGTCCATTATAACCGGCTTGTTTCTCCTGCAAAATAGAGCAGTg GATCAAGACCAAAGAGGAGCTGCTAATGGCATTGCTATGACTTTAATGTCTCTATTCAAAGCAGCTGGTCCAGCTGGAGGTGGTGCCAT ATTTTCATGGGCACAAAAGCGTCAAGATGCTGCTTTCCTCCCAG GTGACAATATGGTTTTCTTCGTCTTGAATGTCATTGAAGCAATTGGAGTGCTGATGACATTCAAACCATTTCTTATTGAAAGATGA